The Gossypium hirsutum isolate 1008001.06 chromosome D07, Gossypium_hirsutum_v2.1, whole genome shotgun sequence genome includes the window TCCAGTACTGCCTGTCGCAAGTTTGATGGCAAagcaagaaaaaaagagaaaatggaaCCCTTCACTCACTGTGATTTGCTCATCATCGATCATAGATCCAAATCAAAGGACAAGGAAGATTTTCCCTTCTTTGAATATTCAGCTTGCATTCTGGAGAGTGGGAATGGGGTGTTATTATTGGACAATCTTGATTGGAGAGAAGAGGAAGGGAAATAAGGAGAATCATGATCAGAAACTATTGTGGCATGAGGAGAACTCGAGGAAGATTCATCTGTTGTAGGAGTAGGACACTCCATGTTCACCCCAAACAACCTTAGTCTTTTAGCCGCCGTTTTATTACCCTGAACAACTGGTACTGACTCGATCACCATTGGCTCCACTCTTCCTTCTTGCATTGCCCCAATTTGCTGAGGTtggtggtgatgatgatgatggtatgACCCAGATGATGATGACCTCAGATAGTACTGCGACTGCGCCACATTACCGTAAGTAATTGCCTGATGCTGCTGCTGCTGTAGCTGTTGATGCTGCTGTCGTTGATGATGATGGTTATAAGGATATATGCTGTAATTCAAGCGATGCAAAGGCTCATAGCTTTGAGGCAGCGAGTAGATTCCACCCCCCCATCGGACTGACTGAGGAAAGTT containing:
- the LOC107954416 gene encoding B3 domain-containing transcription factor NGA1, translated to MMDLSLGSCNNIEESNTGSSRCIEKEYMFDKVVTPSDVGKLNRLVIPKQHAEKYFPLDSSSNEKGLLLNFEDRNGKSWRFRYSYWNSSQSYVMTKGWSRFVKEKKLDAGDIVSFQRGVGESGKHRLYIDWRRRPNAPNPTSFAHFQMQNQFNFPQSVRWGGGIYSLPQSYEPLHRLNYSIYPYNHHHQRQQHQQLQQQQHQAITYGNVAQSQYYLRSSSSGSYHHHHHHQPQQIGAMQEGRVEPMVIESVPVVQGNKTAAKRLRLFGVNMECPTPTTDESSSSSPHATIVSDHDSPYFPSSSLQSRLSNNNTPFPLSRMQAEYSKKGKSSLSFDLDL